Proteins from one Bombus pyrosoma isolate SC7728 linkage group LG16, ASM1482585v1, whole genome shotgun sequence genomic window:
- the LOC122576603 gene encoding esterase FE4-like isoform X3: MYSRQPAFIMADRSIYRYSFGVLMVFLIVASGSHAYKAKVMTRFGQVQGLLSRSTRGRLVAHYLGIPFAQPPVDDLRFRSPRPWIRNWNETFFATEYAPICVQVNEQGHFVGEEDCLYLNVYVPLISEENGDGYEEKSALPVMVYVHGGMYATNGGNNRQVPPEYMMDQDVIVVSIQYRLNILGFFATATKHNPGNNGLKDIVMALRWVQENIRYFNGDPNIVTLWGHSAGASAVHLLAITNKTEGLFNRYIVQSGVATSPTALVPAHWIRIYSLVSAALVGCLPQSQEEYTTTAQPNVTREQEQNDEGELSEEEEAEMMRCLRKLDVRSFRNMMDYHIVRWSGHCCIFAPTVEEESDDAIVTMHPLTAIKQRLFRDIPAIIGVTKDEGLMKSIAILTNPTAEDEILNNFETYLLYLLEYRAMSNDTLDALTNFYFDNNVTLSTLRRNITEIIGDALILWPTYETLKYQSNAMNSSTYLYVFSYEGTFSATFAFTKAVPRHFGVSHVDDLNYLLPIFNKEFEDYMLHNTENDITMINIMTEMWASFATKGVPEAWRVTPWPDYKESQKFLQIGVGKLPEMTIGSEFFPERMAFWEELSANLTYDTADDPHLPLKQPIEDVEFASSDASVRYDDITISLPTLLLLFTYLSILERNC; encoded by the exons ATGTACAGCCGGCAGCCTGCGTTTATAATGGCCGATAGATCGATATATAGATATTCGTTCGGCGTTTTGATGGTGTTTTTGATCGTTGCAAGCGGTTCGCACGCGTACAAGGCGAAAGTGATGACTCGATTCGGGCAGGTTCAGGGATTGTTGAGTAGAAGCACCAGAGGAAGACTCGTCGCGCATTATTTGGGCATTCCTTTTGCTCAACCGCCTGTGGATGATTTGAGGTTTAGG AGTCCTAGGCCATGGATTCGCAATTGGAACGAGACATTCTTTGCAACGGAATATGCCCCCATATGCGTTCAAGTGAACGAACAAGGCCACTTCGTTGGAGAGGAAGACTGTCTCTATCTCAACGTTTACGTGCCTctg ATTTCAGAGGAAAACGGAGATGGATATGAGGAGAAAAGCGCACTTCCGGTCATGGTGTACGTGCATGGCGGAATGTACGCCACTAACGGTGGTAACAATCGACAAGTCCCACCAGAGTATATGATGGACCAGGATGTGATTGTAGTTTCGATCCAAtatcgtttgaatattttgg GATTCTTCGCCACGGCCACCAAACACAATCCAGGCAACAACGGTCTGAAAGACATCGTAATGGCGCTACGTTGGGTGCAAGAAAACATTCGTTACTTCAATGGCGACCCAAACATCGTGACTCTATGGGGCCACAGCGCAGGTGCCTCCGCCGTGCACTTGTTGGCTATCACGAACAAGACCGAAGGACTGTTCAACAG GTACATCGTTCAAAGTGGAGTTGCTACTAGTCCCACGGCGTTGGTGCCCGCGCATTGGATAAGAATATATTCTTTGGTATCGGCCGCATTAGTCGGATGTCTTCCTCAAAGCCAAGAGGAATATACGACGACTGCGCAACCGAACGTGACGCGCGAACAAGAACAGAATGACGAGGGAGAGTtaagcgaagaagaagaggcgGAAATGATGCGATGCTTGAGAAAGCTTGACGTCAGAAGCTTCAGAAACATGATGGACTATCAT ATAGTGCGGTGGAGTGGCCATTGCTGTATTTTCGCGCCGACGGTCGAGGAGGAATCGGACGACGCTATCGTAACGATGCATCCCCTGACAGCGATAAAGCAGCGCCTGTTCAGAGACATTCCAGCTATTATAGGGGTGACCAAGGACGAAGGACTGATGAAATCGATCg CCATCTTGACGAACCCAACCGCCGAGGAcgaaatactaaataatttcGAGACGTATCTGCTCTATTTGCTGGAATATCGCGCGATGTCCAACGACACTTTGGACGCCCTTacgaatttctatttcgataACAACGTTACTTTATCAACGCTGAGAAGGAATATCACAGAG ATCATTGGAGATGCTCTTATCTTATGGCCAACCTATGAAACTTTAAAGTATCAATCGAACGCAATGAATTCGAGTACCTATCTCTATGTATTTTCATACGAGGGCACTTTTAGCGCGACTTTTGCCTTCACCAAAGCAGTTCCAAGACACTTTG GTGTCTCGCACGTAGATGACTTAAATTATTTGCTACCAATATTCAACAAAGAGTTTGAAGATTACATGCTACACAATACAGAAAACGATATAACCATGATCAATATAATGACCGAGATGTGGGCCAGCTTCGCAACTAAGGg cGTACCAGAGGCTTGGAGAGTTACACCGTGGCCAGATTACAAGGAATCGCAAAAGTTCTTGCAAATTGGAGTTGGAAAACTTCCGGAAATGACAATAGGAAGCGAATTTTTCCCAGAAAGAATGGCGTTCTGGGAAGAATTATCCGCGAATCTAACTTACGACACGGCAGACGACCCTCATTTGCCCCTAAAACAACCGATCGAAGACGTTGAGTTTGCCAGCAGCGATGCTTCTGTAcgatacgacgatataacgatttCTTTGCCGACGTTGCTCCTGCTATTCACCTACTTGTCAATTTTAGAACGTAATTGCTAG
- the LOC122576603 gene encoding esterase FE4-like isoform X1, which translates to MYSRQPAFIMADRSIYRYSFGVLMVFLIVASGSHAYKAKVMTRFGQVQGLLSRSTRGRLVAHYLGIPFAQPPVDDLRFRSPRPWIRNWNETFFATEYAPICVQVNEQGHFVGEEDCLYLNVYVPLISEENGDGYEEKSALPVMVYVHGGMYATNGGNNRQVPPEYMMDQDVIVVSIQYRLNILGFFATATKHNPGNNGLKDIVMALRWVQENIRYFNGDPNIVTLWGHSAGASAVHLLAITNKTEGLFNRYIVQSGVATSPTALVPAHWIRIYSLVSAALVGCLPQSQEEYTTTAQPNVTREQEQNDEGELSEEEEAEMMRCLRKLDVRSFRNMMDYHIVRWSGHCCIFAPTVEEESDDAIVTMHPLTAIKQRLFRDIPAIIGVTKDEGLMKSIAILTNPTAEDEILNNFETYLLYLLEYRAMSNDTLDALTNFYFDNNVTLSTLRRNITEIIGDALILWPTYETLKYQSNAMNSSTYLYVFSYEGTFSATFAFTKAVPRHFVLGACDVGILEPCDIESLDFWNFGILGFPNFGVSHVDDLNYLLPIFNKEFEDYMLHNTENDITMINIMTEMWASFATKGVPEAWRVTPWPDYKESQKFLQIGVGKLPEMTIGSEFFPERMAFWEELSANLTYDTADDPHLPLKQPIEDVEFASSDASVRYDDITISLPTLLLLFTYLSILERNC; encoded by the exons ATGTACAGCCGGCAGCCTGCGTTTATAATGGCCGATAGATCGATATATAGATATTCGTTCGGCGTTTTGATGGTGTTTTTGATCGTTGCAAGCGGTTCGCACGCGTACAAGGCGAAAGTGATGACTCGATTCGGGCAGGTTCAGGGATTGTTGAGTAGAAGCACCAGAGGAAGACTCGTCGCGCATTATTTGGGCATTCCTTTTGCTCAACCGCCTGTGGATGATTTGAGGTTTAGG AGTCCTAGGCCATGGATTCGCAATTGGAACGAGACATTCTTTGCAACGGAATATGCCCCCATATGCGTTCAAGTGAACGAACAAGGCCACTTCGTTGGAGAGGAAGACTGTCTCTATCTCAACGTTTACGTGCCTctg ATTTCAGAGGAAAACGGAGATGGATATGAGGAGAAAAGCGCACTTCCGGTCATGGTGTACGTGCATGGCGGAATGTACGCCACTAACGGTGGTAACAATCGACAAGTCCCACCAGAGTATATGATGGACCAGGATGTGATTGTAGTTTCGATCCAAtatcgtttgaatattttgg GATTCTTCGCCACGGCCACCAAACACAATCCAGGCAACAACGGTCTGAAAGACATCGTAATGGCGCTACGTTGGGTGCAAGAAAACATTCGTTACTTCAATGGCGACCCAAACATCGTGACTCTATGGGGCCACAGCGCAGGTGCCTCCGCCGTGCACTTGTTGGCTATCACGAACAAGACCGAAGGACTGTTCAACAG GTACATCGTTCAAAGTGGAGTTGCTACTAGTCCCACGGCGTTGGTGCCCGCGCATTGGATAAGAATATATTCTTTGGTATCGGCCGCATTAGTCGGATGTCTTCCTCAAAGCCAAGAGGAATATACGACGACTGCGCAACCGAACGTGACGCGCGAACAAGAACAGAATGACGAGGGAGAGTtaagcgaagaagaagaggcgGAAATGATGCGATGCTTGAGAAAGCTTGACGTCAGAAGCTTCAGAAACATGATGGACTATCAT ATAGTGCGGTGGAGTGGCCATTGCTGTATTTTCGCGCCGACGGTCGAGGAGGAATCGGACGACGCTATCGTAACGATGCATCCCCTGACAGCGATAAAGCAGCGCCTGTTCAGAGACATTCCAGCTATTATAGGGGTGACCAAGGACGAAGGACTGATGAAATCGATCg CCATCTTGACGAACCCAACCGCCGAGGAcgaaatactaaataatttcGAGACGTATCTGCTCTATTTGCTGGAATATCGCGCGATGTCCAACGACACTTTGGACGCCCTTacgaatttctatttcgataACAACGTTACTTTATCAACGCTGAGAAGGAATATCACAGAG ATCATTGGAGATGCTCTTATCTTATGGCCAACCTATGAAACTTTAAAGTATCAATCGAACGCAATGAATTCGAGTACCTATCTCTATGTATTTTCATACGAGGGCACTTTTAGCGCGACTTTTGCCTTCACCAAAGCAGTTCCAAGACACTTTG TTTTAGGAGCTTGCGATGTCGGAATTTTGGAACCGTGCGACATCGAATCGTTggatttttggaattttggaattttaggATTTCCAAACTTTG GTGTCTCGCACGTAGATGACTTAAATTATTTGCTACCAATATTCAACAAAGAGTTTGAAGATTACATGCTACACAATACAGAAAACGATATAACCATGATCAATATAATGACCGAGATGTGGGCCAGCTTCGCAACTAAGGg cGTACCAGAGGCTTGGAGAGTTACACCGTGGCCAGATTACAAGGAATCGCAAAAGTTCTTGCAAATTGGAGTTGGAAAACTTCCGGAAATGACAATAGGAAGCGAATTTTTCCCAGAAAGAATGGCGTTCTGGGAAGAATTATCCGCGAATCTAACTTACGACACGGCAGACGACCCTCATTTGCCCCTAAAACAACCGATCGAAGACGTTGAGTTTGCCAGCAGCGATGCTTCTGTAcgatacgacgatataacgatttCTTTGCCGACGTTGCTCCTGCTATTCACCTACTTGTCAATTTTAGAACGTAATTGCTAG
- the LOC122576603 gene encoding esterase FE4-like isoform X2, protein MYSRQPAFIMADRSIYRYSFGVLMVFLIVASGSHAYKAKVMTRFGQVQGLLSRSTRGRLVAHYLGIPFAQPPVDDLRFRSPRPWIRNWNETFFATEYAPICVQVNEQGHFVGEEDCLYLNVYVPLISEENGDGYEEKSALPVMVYVHGGMYATNGGNNRQVPPEYMMDQDVIVVSIQYRLNILGFFATATKHNPGNNGLKDIVMALRWVQENIRYFNGDPNIVTLWGHSAGASAVHLLAITNKTEGLFNRYIVQSGVATSPTALVPAHWIRIYSLVSAALVGCLPQSQEEYTTTAQPNVTREQEQNDEGELSEEEEAEMMRCLRKLDVRSFRNMMDYHIVRWSGHCCIFAPTVEEESDDAIVTMHPLTAIKQRLFRDIPAIIGVTKDEGLMKSIAILTNPTAEDEILNNFETYLLYLLEYRAMSNDTLDALTNFYFDNNVTLSTLRRNITEIIGDALILWPTYETLKYQSNAMNSSTYLYVFSYEGTFSATFAFTKAVPRHFGACDVGILEPCDIESLDFWNFGILGFPNFGVSHVDDLNYLLPIFNKEFEDYMLHNTENDITMINIMTEMWASFATKGVPEAWRVTPWPDYKESQKFLQIGVGKLPEMTIGSEFFPERMAFWEELSANLTYDTADDPHLPLKQPIEDVEFASSDASVRYDDITISLPTLLLLFTYLSILERNC, encoded by the exons ATGTACAGCCGGCAGCCTGCGTTTATAATGGCCGATAGATCGATATATAGATATTCGTTCGGCGTTTTGATGGTGTTTTTGATCGTTGCAAGCGGTTCGCACGCGTACAAGGCGAAAGTGATGACTCGATTCGGGCAGGTTCAGGGATTGTTGAGTAGAAGCACCAGAGGAAGACTCGTCGCGCATTATTTGGGCATTCCTTTTGCTCAACCGCCTGTGGATGATTTGAGGTTTAGG AGTCCTAGGCCATGGATTCGCAATTGGAACGAGACATTCTTTGCAACGGAATATGCCCCCATATGCGTTCAAGTGAACGAACAAGGCCACTTCGTTGGAGAGGAAGACTGTCTCTATCTCAACGTTTACGTGCCTctg ATTTCAGAGGAAAACGGAGATGGATATGAGGAGAAAAGCGCACTTCCGGTCATGGTGTACGTGCATGGCGGAATGTACGCCACTAACGGTGGTAACAATCGACAAGTCCCACCAGAGTATATGATGGACCAGGATGTGATTGTAGTTTCGATCCAAtatcgtttgaatattttgg GATTCTTCGCCACGGCCACCAAACACAATCCAGGCAACAACGGTCTGAAAGACATCGTAATGGCGCTACGTTGGGTGCAAGAAAACATTCGTTACTTCAATGGCGACCCAAACATCGTGACTCTATGGGGCCACAGCGCAGGTGCCTCCGCCGTGCACTTGTTGGCTATCACGAACAAGACCGAAGGACTGTTCAACAG GTACATCGTTCAAAGTGGAGTTGCTACTAGTCCCACGGCGTTGGTGCCCGCGCATTGGATAAGAATATATTCTTTGGTATCGGCCGCATTAGTCGGATGTCTTCCTCAAAGCCAAGAGGAATATACGACGACTGCGCAACCGAACGTGACGCGCGAACAAGAACAGAATGACGAGGGAGAGTtaagcgaagaagaagaggcgGAAATGATGCGATGCTTGAGAAAGCTTGACGTCAGAAGCTTCAGAAACATGATGGACTATCAT ATAGTGCGGTGGAGTGGCCATTGCTGTATTTTCGCGCCGACGGTCGAGGAGGAATCGGACGACGCTATCGTAACGATGCATCCCCTGACAGCGATAAAGCAGCGCCTGTTCAGAGACATTCCAGCTATTATAGGGGTGACCAAGGACGAAGGACTGATGAAATCGATCg CCATCTTGACGAACCCAACCGCCGAGGAcgaaatactaaataatttcGAGACGTATCTGCTCTATTTGCTGGAATATCGCGCGATGTCCAACGACACTTTGGACGCCCTTacgaatttctatttcgataACAACGTTACTTTATCAACGCTGAGAAGGAATATCACAGAG ATCATTGGAGATGCTCTTATCTTATGGCCAACCTATGAAACTTTAAAGTATCAATCGAACGCAATGAATTCGAGTACCTATCTCTATGTATTTTCATACGAGGGCACTTTTAGCGCGACTTTTGCCTTCACCAAAGCAGTTCCAAGACACTTTG GAGCTTGCGATGTCGGAATTTTGGAACCGTGCGACATCGAATCGTTggatttttggaattttggaattttaggATTTCCAAACTTTG GTGTCTCGCACGTAGATGACTTAAATTATTTGCTACCAATATTCAACAAAGAGTTTGAAGATTACATGCTACACAATACAGAAAACGATATAACCATGATCAATATAATGACCGAGATGTGGGCCAGCTTCGCAACTAAGGg cGTACCAGAGGCTTGGAGAGTTACACCGTGGCCAGATTACAAGGAATCGCAAAAGTTCTTGCAAATTGGAGTTGGAAAACTTCCGGAAATGACAATAGGAAGCGAATTTTTCCCAGAAAGAATGGCGTTCTGGGAAGAATTATCCGCGAATCTAACTTACGACACGGCAGACGACCCTCATTTGCCCCTAAAACAACCGATCGAAGACGTTGAGTTTGCCAGCAGCGATGCTTCTGTAcgatacgacgatataacgatttCTTTGCCGACGTTGCTCCTGCTATTCACCTACTTGTCAATTTTAGAACGTAATTGCTAG